The Corallococcus caeni genome includes a region encoding these proteins:
- a CDS encoding response regulator translates to MSTNVLLVDDSPTVRNILKIYLMNLKVSIVEAEDAQRALQLLRLVPVSVVIADINMPVMDGITFVKEVRASAQAQVKKVPVILLTAEKGNDLRQRGSEAGANAFIQKPVSHDELTKTVRQFLNGG, encoded by the coding sequence GTGAGCACCAACGTCTTGCTGGTGGACGACAGTCCGACCGTCCGCAACATCCTCAAGATCTACCTGATGAACCTCAAGGTCAGCATCGTCGAGGCGGAGGACGCGCAGCGCGCGCTGCAGCTCTTGCGGCTGGTGCCGGTGAGCGTGGTGATCGCGGACATCAACATGCCGGTGATGGATGGCATCACCTTCGTGAAGGAGGTCCGCGCGAGCGCGCAGGCGCAGGTGAAGAAGGTGCCGGTCATCCTGCTGACGGCGGAGAAGGGCAACGACCTGCGCCAGCGCGGCTCGGAGGCCGGGGCCAACGCCTTCATCCAGAAGCCGGTGTCCCACGACGAGCTGACCAAGACGGTCCGCCAGTTCCTGAACGGGGGCTGA
- a CDS encoding S9 family peptidase translates to MRQVLTAAALLLMSSAPSIAQERKPSAMAPSQKQPDTFLRQYAETRRFQSGRPVGTRITPDEKSVLFLRTSPTSNVQMLYAFDVANGQARELLTPEALLKGAEETLSPEEKARRERMRVSARGFTSYNLSEDGTQLLVPLSGRLYVVDRATGKSTEVKTGPGVIDPRLSPDGKQVAYVREHDVYRVDLAANQEKRVTQGGTAQKTHGLAEFVAQEEMSRFSGYWWSPDSKSIAYTESDTADVEKLTIVDVMHPEKGGEIFPYPRPGKANAKVRLGVTPVTGGKTVWAQWDAQKYPYLATVKWDKGGPLTIVVQNRLQTEEQVLAVDPATGKTRVLLTEKDNAWVELAQDFPLWLEDGSGFLWYTERNGGPEVELRKASGELDRSVVKPDAGFRNLARFVQADKTLFFTGDPNPTESHLWRVKAGGAPEKVATGTTGPAVEGGLVSKNGGLIVLNTQGPKAMPRTVVLKGDGSKLGELPEVAQEPSFTPNFEIRQVGPKKFWTSLVKPRDFKPGQKLPVIVEVYAGPTVTVVHQSMAAHLLSQWFADHGFLVVKVDGRGTPLRTSEWNRAVKNDFATVTLDDQIEAVQALAKEVPEMDLSRVGITGWSFGGYMAALAALKRPDFFKAAVSGAPVVDWRDYDTHYTERYLGLPEESPQAYEVSSLLTYAKKDSPIGALLLIHGTADDNVYFFHTLKLSDALFRAGKPHQLLPLSGLTHMVPDPLITERQYERVIAHFEQNLKK, encoded by the coding sequence ATGCGTCAGGTCCTTACCGCCGCCGCGCTTCTCCTCATGAGCAGCGCCCCCTCCATCGCCCAGGAGCGCAAACCCTCCGCCATGGCCCCTTCGCAAAAGCAGCCGGACACCTTCCTGCGTCAGTACGCCGAGACGCGCCGCTTCCAGAGCGGCCGCCCCGTGGGCACGCGCATCACCCCGGACGAGAAGTCCGTCCTCTTCCTGCGCACCTCCCCCACGTCCAACGTGCAGATGCTCTACGCGTTCGACGTGGCCAACGGCCAGGCGCGTGAGCTGCTCACCCCCGAGGCCCTCCTCAAGGGCGCGGAGGAGACGCTGTCTCCGGAAGAGAAGGCCCGCCGCGAGCGCATGCGCGTGAGCGCCCGGGGCTTCACCTCCTACAACCTCTCCGAGGACGGCACCCAGCTGCTGGTGCCCCTCTCCGGGCGCCTCTACGTGGTGGACCGCGCGACGGGGAAGTCCACGGAGGTGAAGACGGGCCCCGGCGTCATCGACCCGCGCCTGTCCCCGGACGGCAAGCAGGTGGCGTACGTGCGCGAGCACGACGTGTACCGGGTGGACCTGGCCGCCAACCAGGAGAAGCGCGTCACGCAGGGCGGCACCGCGCAGAAGACGCACGGCCTGGCGGAGTTCGTGGCGCAGGAGGAGATGAGCCGCTTCTCCGGCTACTGGTGGAGCCCGGACTCGAAGTCCATCGCCTACACGGAGTCCGACACGGCCGACGTGGAGAAGCTCACCATCGTGGACGTGATGCACCCGGAGAAGGGCGGGGAGATCTTCCCGTACCCCCGTCCCGGCAAGGCGAACGCGAAGGTGCGCCTGGGCGTCACCCCCGTCACCGGCGGCAAGACGGTGTGGGCGCAGTGGGACGCGCAGAAGTACCCGTACCTGGCCACGGTGAAGTGGGACAAGGGCGGGCCGCTGACAATCGTGGTGCAGAACCGGCTCCAGACGGAGGAGCAGGTGCTCGCGGTGGACCCCGCCACGGGCAAGACGCGCGTCCTCCTCACGGAGAAGGACAACGCCTGGGTGGAGCTGGCCCAGGACTTCCCGCTGTGGCTGGAGGATGGCTCCGGCTTCCTCTGGTACACCGAGCGCAACGGCGGCCCGGAGGTGGAGCTGCGCAAGGCGAGCGGTGAGCTGGACCGCTCCGTCGTGAAGCCGGACGCGGGCTTCCGCAACCTCGCGCGCTTCGTCCAGGCGGACAAGACGCTGTTCTTCACCGGCGACCCGAACCCCACGGAGAGCCACCTGTGGCGCGTGAAGGCCGGCGGTGCTCCGGAGAAGGTGGCCACCGGCACCACGGGTCCGGCCGTGGAGGGCGGGCTCGTCTCCAAGAACGGCGGCCTCATCGTCCTCAACACGCAGGGCCCCAAGGCCATGCCCCGCACCGTGGTCCTCAAGGGCGACGGCTCGAAGCTGGGCGAGCTGCCGGAGGTCGCGCAGGAGCCGTCCTTCACGCCGAACTTCGAGATCCGCCAGGTGGGCCCGAAGAAGTTCTGGACGTCGCTGGTGAAGCCGCGCGACTTCAAGCCCGGCCAGAAGCTGCCCGTCATCGTGGAGGTCTACGCGGGCCCCACCGTCACCGTGGTGCACCAGTCCATGGCCGCGCACCTGCTCAGCCAGTGGTTCGCGGACCACGGCTTCCTGGTGGTGAAGGTGGACGGGCGCGGCACGCCGCTGCGCACCTCCGAGTGGAACCGCGCGGTGAAGAACGACTTCGCCACCGTCACCCTGGATGATCAGATTGAAGCGGTGCAGGCGCTGGCCAAGGAAGTGCCGGAGATGGACCTCAGCCGCGTGGGCATCACCGGCTGGAGCTTCGGCGGGTACATGGCCGCGCTGGCCGCGCTGAAGCGCCCGGACTTCTTCAAGGCCGCGGTGTCCGGCGCCCCGGTGGTGGACTGGCGCGACTACGACACCCACTACACCGAGCGCTACCTGGGCCTGCCCGAGGAGTCGCCCCAGGCCTACGAGGTCAGCAGCCTGCTGACGTACGCGAAGAAGGACAGCCCCATCGGCGCGCTGCTGCTCATCCACGGCACCGCGGACGACAACGTCTACTTCTTCCACACGCTGAAGCTGTCGGACGCGCTGTTCCGCGCGGGCAAGCCGCACCAGCTGCTGCCCCTGTCCGGCCTCACGCACATGGTGCCGGACCCGCTCATCACCGAGCGCCAGTACGAGCGCGTCATCGCCCACTTCGAGCAGAACCTGAAGAAGTAG
- a CDS encoding CheR family methyltransferase, whose amino-acid sequence MSAGLDPRLLARAREVVADTTGFRDDAIAQDAVERVLRAELARGRVPTEVLSELQQLGSPLAYTLVRAVLVGETYFFRQPEHFRYITQEGIPSALRHGAMHLRGWSAGCATGEEAYSLAACLLACAPPGMPVEVVGTDLHEASLEAARRGTYGAWSRRESAPALHPVYELLNGRQVSILPEVRKVTRFAPANLLAPLPERFGLFDFILCRNVLTYFSPSARDAAIVHLARSLAPGGLLFLGTVEVDRAPPGLTREGPPELQAFRKPRPEERTFAQLPVAQPVATPRMTPTPRRLSAPPPALPAPPPSPPPSPARLHLQALERIEEGNVAGATAVLELLVKQAPDYLPGLLELALLRERAGARDAAFPLMRALRTRAGQLPPDTLVDGPEALPARFYLASADAYLNLGALE is encoded by the coding sequence ATGAGTGCGGGGCTCGACCCGAGGCTTCTGGCCCGTGCCCGGGAAGTGGTGGCGGACACCACCGGCTTCCGCGACGACGCCATCGCACAGGATGCGGTGGAGCGCGTGCTGCGCGCGGAGCTGGCCCGGGGACGCGTGCCCACGGAGGTCCTGAGCGAGCTGCAGCAGCTGGGCTCTCCCCTGGCCTACACGCTGGTGCGCGCGGTCCTGGTGGGGGAGACGTACTTCTTCCGCCAGCCGGAGCACTTCCGCTACATCACGCAGGAGGGCATCCCGTCCGCGCTGCGCCACGGCGCCATGCACCTGCGCGGCTGGAGCGCGGGCTGCGCCACCGGCGAGGAGGCCTATTCGCTGGCCGCGTGCCTGCTGGCGTGCGCGCCCCCGGGGATGCCCGTGGAGGTGGTGGGCACGGACCTGCACGAGGCCAGCCTGGAGGCCGCGCGGCGCGGCACCTACGGCGCGTGGTCCCGGCGCGAGTCCGCCCCCGCGCTGCACCCCGTGTACGAACTGCTCAACGGGCGTCAGGTCTCCATCCTCCCGGAGGTGCGCAAGGTGACGCGCTTCGCTCCGGCGAACCTGCTGGCGCCGCTGCCGGAGCGCTTCGGGCTCTTCGACTTCATCCTCTGCCGCAACGTGCTCACGTACTTCTCTCCGTCCGCGCGCGACGCGGCCATCGTCCACCTGGCGCGGAGCCTGGCGCCGGGGGGCCTGCTGTTCCTCGGCACGGTGGAGGTGGACCGCGCGCCGCCGGGGCTCACGCGCGAGGGGCCGCCGGAGCTGCAGGCCTTCCGCAAGCCCCGCCCGGAGGAGCGCACCTTCGCGCAGCTGCCCGTGGCGCAGCCCGTGGCCACGCCGCGCATGACGCCCACGCCCCGGCGGCTGTCCGCGCCGCCGCCGGCCCTCCCCGCGCCGCCACCGTCCCCTCCGCCCTCGCCCGCGCGGCTGCACCTGCAGGCGCTGGAGCGGATTGAAGAGGGCAACGTGGCCGGGGCGACGGCGGTGCTGGAGCTGCTCGTGAAGCAGGCGCCGGACTACCTGCCGGGCCTGCTGGAGCTGGCGCTGTTGCGCGAGCGCGCGGGCGCCCGGGACGCGGCCTTTCCGCTGATGCGCGCACTGCGCACGCGGGCGGGGCAGTTGCCACCGGACACGCTGGTGGATGGACCGGAGGCGCTGCCCGCGCGCTTCTATCTGGCGTCCGCTGACGCCTACCTGAATCTGGGGGCGCTGGAATGA
- a CDS encoding response regulator: MSLPTLLLVDDSDAILALERAILSGHYTIHTASNGREALDKVGRLHPAAVLLDLSMPEMDGDEVLQRMKADPGTADIPVIIISSEKQRAEACLGFGAEAFLPKPFRADELLARVGEALENARRRSRSGAMLVLRLNVGEREFAVPLDSVKEVLLQPLTRPLPTGPAYLREYVELRGQAVCVLDVALRLGVEHRVAIAERMLVVIEAEGVQLALTVDTVKDPEEFQAGDIDRREKVGGAEHGLLQEGLVGMLRTGGRALPILDPKVFISRGLLRDLPALLAPVEEERSA; the protein is encoded by the coding sequence GTGAGCCTGCCGACGCTGCTGCTGGTGGATGACAGCGACGCCATCCTGGCGCTGGAGCGGGCCATCCTCTCCGGTCACTACACCATCCACACGGCCAGCAACGGCCGTGAGGCGCTGGACAAGGTGGGGCGGCTGCATCCGGCGGCGGTGCTGTTGGACCTGTCCATGCCGGAGATGGACGGGGACGAGGTGCTCCAGCGGATGAAGGCGGACCCGGGCACGGCGGACATCCCGGTCATCATCATCTCCTCGGAGAAGCAGCGCGCGGAGGCGTGCCTGGGCTTTGGCGCGGAGGCGTTCCTGCCCAAGCCCTTCCGCGCGGACGAGCTGCTGGCGCGCGTGGGCGAGGCGCTGGAGAACGCGCGGCGCCGCTCGCGCTCCGGCGCCATGCTGGTGCTGCGGCTCAACGTGGGCGAGCGCGAGTTCGCCGTGCCGCTGGACTCCGTGAAGGAGGTCCTGCTCCAGCCCCTGACGCGGCCCCTGCCCACCGGCCCCGCGTACCTGCGCGAATACGTGGAGCTGCGCGGCCAGGCGGTGTGCGTGCTGGACGTGGCGCTGCGGCTGGGCGTGGAGCACCGGGTGGCCATCGCGGAGCGGATGCTGGTGGTCATTGAAGCGGAGGGCGTGCAGCTGGCGCTCACCGTGGACACGGTGAAGGACCCGGAGGAGTTCCAGGCGGGCGACATCGACCGGCGCGAGAAGGTGGGCGGCGCCGAGCACGGCCTGCTGCAGGAAGGGCTCGTGGGCATGCTGCGCACCGGCGGCCGCGCGCTGCCCATCCTGGATCCGAAGGTCTTCATCTCGCGCGGCCTCTTGCGCGACCTGCCCGCGCTGCTCGCGCCGGTGGAGGAAGAGCGGAGCGCATGA
- the fabI gene encoding enoyl-ACP reductase FabI: MLLQGKKLLITGVLTPQSLAFGVAEHAIAQGAEVILTGFGRAKSLTERSAKRLKPGTEVLELDVTNPAHFPALTEALRQKWGRVDGVLHAIAYAPEDALGGNFLNTPWESVQTAFRVSAFSVKELATACAPLMPPGGSIVALDFDNRQAWPIYDWMGVCKAAMEATVRYLARDLGPKGIRVNALAAGPLATVAAKGIPGFKALAQYWGKQAPLGWSDKDSHDHVAKTACVLLSDWLSSTTGEMIHVDGGYHAVGAPPVETVETPAEGVPANPTPKDG, from the coding sequence ATGCTCCTCCAGGGCAAGAAGCTGCTCATCACCGGCGTGCTCACCCCGCAGTCGTTGGCCTTTGGCGTCGCGGAGCACGCGATCGCGCAGGGCGCCGAGGTCATCCTCACCGGCTTTGGCCGGGCCAAGTCCCTCACGGAGCGCAGCGCGAAGCGGCTCAAGCCCGGCACGGAGGTGCTGGAGCTGGACGTGACGAACCCGGCGCACTTCCCGGCGCTGACGGAGGCGCTGCGCCAGAAGTGGGGCCGCGTGGACGGCGTGCTGCACGCCATCGCGTACGCGCCCGAGGACGCGCTGGGCGGCAACTTCCTCAACACCCCGTGGGAGAGCGTGCAGACCGCGTTCCGCGTCTCCGCCTTCTCCGTGAAGGAGCTGGCGACGGCGTGCGCGCCGCTGATGCCCCCGGGCGGCTCCATCGTGGCGCTGGACTTCGACAACCGGCAGGCGTGGCCCATCTATGACTGGATGGGCGTGTGCAAGGCGGCCATGGAGGCCACCGTGCGCTACCTGGCGCGCGACCTGGGGCCCAAGGGCATCCGCGTGAACGCGCTCGCGGCGGGCCCGCTGGCCACCGTCGCGGCCAAGGGCATCCCCGGCTTCAAGGCCCTGGCGCAGTACTGGGGCAAGCAGGCCCCGCTGGGCTGGAGCGACAAGGACAGCCACGACCACGTGGCGAAGACGGCCTGTGTACTCCTGTCCGATTGGCTGTCGTCCACCACGGGCGAGATGATTCACGTGGACGGTGGCTACCACGCGGTGGGCGCACCCCCAGTGGAGACGGTGGAGACACCGGCAGAAGGGGTCCCCGCGAACCCCACGCCCAAGGACGGCTGA
- a CDS encoding cold-shock protein encodes MATGTVKWFNDAKGFGFITQDGGGEDVFCHHTAINMDGFRTLAEGQKVEFEVTKGPKGLQAQNVRAA; translated from the coding sequence ATGGCAACTGGTACCGTGAAGTGGTTCAACGACGCGAAGGGCTTCGGCTTCATCACCCAGGACGGCGGCGGCGAGGACGTGTTCTGCCACCACACCGCCATCAACATGGATGGGTTCCGCACCCTGGCCGAGGGCCAGAAGGTGGAGTTCGAAGTCACCAAGGGCCCGAAGGGTCTGCAGGCGCAGAACGTCCGCGCGGCGTGA
- the odhB gene encoding 2-oxoglutarate dehydrogenase complex dihydrolipoyllysine-residue succinyltransferase: MAVELKVPPLGESITEAVVGKWNKKQGESVSADEPLVVLETDKVTIDVPSPAAGSIASIAFKEGDKVRVGDVLGTIEAGAGAAAASPAAAAATPAPAQAAAPVTSAAAQAQSDARITPTAKKMAEENRVDVGQLKGSGTGGRIMKEDVQGQLNRPAATPSAPPAPAAPSGPRPNAAREERVRMTPLRKRVAERLLQAQSNAALLTTFNEVDMGEVMALRKKYNDKFQAKHGVKLGFMSFFIRASVEALKAFPQINAEIDGEDVIFKHYYDIGVAVSGSRGLVVPVVRDADKLSLAELEKTVGDYGGRARNDKLTMSDLTGGTFTITNGGIFGSMLSTPILNPPQTGILGMHNIVERPVARDGQVVIRPIMYIALTYDHRLVDGREAVQFLVRVKECIEDPERLLLDI; encoded by the coding sequence ATGGCCGTTGAACTGAAAGTCCCCCCGCTCGGCGAATCCATCACCGAGGCCGTCGTCGGCAAGTGGAACAAGAAGCAGGGTGAGTCTGTCTCCGCGGACGAGCCGCTCGTCGTGCTGGAGACCGACAAGGTCACCATCGACGTGCCCTCCCCCGCCGCCGGCAGCATCGCGTCCATCGCCTTCAAGGAGGGCGACAAGGTCCGCGTGGGCGACGTGCTGGGCACCATCGAGGCCGGTGCTGGCGCCGCTGCCGCTTCGCCGGCCGCTGCCGCCGCCACGCCCGCGCCCGCCCAGGCCGCGGCGCCGGTGACGTCCGCCGCCGCCCAGGCCCAGAGCGACGCGCGCATCACCCCCACCGCCAAGAAGATGGCGGAGGAGAACCGGGTGGACGTGGGCCAGCTGAAGGGCTCCGGCACCGGTGGCCGCATCATGAAGGAGGACGTGCAGGGTCAGCTGAACCGCCCGGCCGCCACCCCTTCCGCGCCCCCGGCCCCCGCCGCGCCGTCCGGCCCGCGCCCCAACGCCGCTCGCGAGGAGCGCGTGCGCATGACGCCGCTGCGCAAGCGCGTCGCGGAGCGCCTGCTCCAGGCCCAGTCCAACGCCGCCCTGCTCACCACCTTCAACGAGGTGGACATGGGCGAGGTGATGGCGCTTCGCAAGAAGTACAACGACAAGTTCCAGGCGAAGCACGGGGTGAAGCTCGGGTTCATGAGCTTCTTCATCCGCGCGTCCGTGGAGGCCCTCAAGGCGTTCCCGCAGATCAACGCGGAGATCGACGGCGAGGACGTCATCTTCAAGCACTACTACGACATCGGCGTGGCCGTGAGCGGCAGCCGCGGTCTGGTGGTGCCGGTGGTGCGTGACGCGGACAAGCTGTCGCTCGCGGAGCTGGAGAAGACGGTCGGTGACTACGGCGGCCGTGCGCGCAACGACAAGCTGACGATGTCGGACCTCACGGGCGGCACGTTCACCATCACCAACGGCGGCATCTTCGGCTCCATGCTGTCCACGCCCATCCTGAACCCGCCGCAGACGGGCATCCTGGGCATGCACAACATCGTGGAGCGCCCCGTGGCCCGCGACGGCCAGGTGGTCATCCGGCCCATCATGTACATCGCCCTCACGTACGATCACCGCTTGGTGGACGGCCGCGAAGCGGTGCAGTTCCTGGTGCGCGTGAAGGAGTGCATCGAGGACCCCGAGCGCCTGCTGCTCGACATCTGA
- a CDS encoding 2-oxoglutarate dehydrogenase E1 component, which produces MANFQDSFLSGANIDFIEGLYARFLDDPGSVDASWREVFERNNGTGRPIFNAKQLEAPAPAAAEGKGKGKANGVAVQAPAAAAAPQAPAAPAQDIGLQSKVDQAITAFRLRGHLRAKLDPLDRPRPQLGHVADVALMDENHFAAKELEQAVECNNVFPQQRVRLADLVTRLRRTYSGHIGVEFMQMLDSERRRWLMQRMEHSDNRTPFSVEDQRHILTKLSYAEGFENFLHTKYVGAKRFSLDGGEALIPMLDALLEVGSAMGLKELVIGMAHRGRLNVLTNILGKKPDQIFSEFDGPKDPKAYLGRGDVKYHMGFSSDHTTRAGKNVHLSLAFNPSHLECVGPVVEGRVRAKQDRGGDAERTGVVPLLIHGDAAFIGQGITSETLNFSGLKGYTTGGTVHIVINNQVGFTTDPSDSRSSIYATAIAQMLDIPVFHVNGDDPEACVHVARLAAEYRQTFKSDVVIDFICYRRYGHNEGDDPSFTQPAMYDLIRKHPPVRALYAKALAEAGRISAEESDSIKQRCFQDFDAALTRARQESQFKEPNALEGLWKPYKGGLLKNAPQVSTAVAKATLRDALQKLATAPAGFNVHRDVERTVLKKRQGMLESEELQWSEGESLAYATLLSEGYTIRLSGQDSERGTFSHRHAVLHDTQTGEEYVPLRQFPTGKATFNVWNSPLSEMGVLGFDYGYSLDVPDGLTLWEAQFGDFANGAQIIIDQFIAAAESKWRRLSGITLLLPHGYEGQGPEHSSARLERFLDLCAEDNLQVCYPTTPAQIFHLLRRQVLRPVRKPLVIMSPKSLLRRPEAISRMDDLATGAFQEVIPDAKADAAKVKRLLLCSGKVYYDLAKARDERKDDSIAIVRVEQLYPFPQDELANLVAKLPSLQELYWVQEEPRNAGGWHFMFPRLHDLLSHRSQQQTVKLGYIGRAEAASPATGFTKTHDYEQQLIIEEAILRGPQNGR; this is translated from the coding sequence ATGGCGAATTTCCAGGACAGCTTCCTCTCTGGTGCCAACATCGACTTCATCGAGGGGCTCTATGCCCGCTTCCTCGATGACCCCGGCAGCGTGGACGCGAGCTGGCGTGAGGTGTTCGAGCGCAACAACGGCACGGGCCGCCCCATCTTCAACGCGAAGCAGCTGGAGGCTCCCGCCCCGGCCGCCGCGGAAGGCAAGGGCAAGGGCAAGGCGAACGGTGTCGCCGTTCAGGCCCCGGCCGCCGCCGCGGCACCGCAGGCCCCGGCGGCTCCGGCGCAGGACATCGGGCTGCAGTCGAAGGTGGACCAGGCCATCACCGCCTTCCGGCTGCGCGGCCACCTGCGCGCGAAGCTGGATCCGCTGGACCGTCCGCGCCCGCAGCTGGGGCACGTGGCGGACGTGGCGCTGATGGACGAGAACCACTTCGCCGCGAAGGAGCTGGAGCAGGCGGTGGAGTGCAACAACGTCTTCCCGCAGCAGCGCGTGCGCCTGGCGGACCTGGTCACCCGGCTGCGCCGCACGTACTCCGGCCACATCGGCGTGGAGTTCATGCAGATGCTCGACAGCGAGCGCCGCCGCTGGCTCATGCAGCGCATGGAGCACAGCGACAACCGCACGCCGTTCTCCGTGGAGGACCAGCGCCACATCCTCACGAAGCTGTCGTACGCGGAGGGCTTCGAGAACTTCCTGCACACGAAGTACGTGGGCGCCAAGCGCTTCAGCCTGGACGGCGGCGAGGCCCTCATCCCCATGCTGGACGCGCTGCTGGAAGTAGGCAGCGCCATGGGCCTGAAGGAGCTGGTCATCGGCATGGCCCACCGCGGCCGGCTCAACGTGCTGACCAACATCCTGGGCAAGAAGCCGGATCAGATCTTCAGCGAGTTCGACGGCCCCAAGGACCCCAAGGCGTACCTGGGCCGCGGCGACGTGAAGTACCACATGGGCTTCTCGTCGGACCACACCACCCGGGCCGGCAAGAACGTGCACCTGTCGCTGGCCTTCAACCCCAGCCACCTGGAGTGCGTGGGCCCCGTGGTGGAGGGCCGCGTGCGCGCCAAGCAGGACCGCGGCGGGGACGCGGAGCGCACCGGCGTGGTGCCGCTGCTCATCCACGGCGACGCGGCCTTCATCGGCCAGGGCATCACGTCGGAGACGCTCAACTTCTCCGGCCTCAAGGGCTACACGACGGGCGGCACGGTCCACATCGTCATCAACAACCAGGTGGGCTTCACCACCGACCCGTCGGACTCGCGCTCCAGCATCTACGCCACCGCCATCGCGCAGATGCTGGACATCCCGGTGTTCCACGTGAACGGGGATGACCCGGAGGCGTGCGTCCACGTGGCGCGCCTGGCGGCGGAGTACCGCCAGACGTTCAAGAGCGACGTGGTCATCGACTTCATCTGCTACCGCCGCTACGGCCACAACGAAGGCGACGACCCGTCCTTCACCCAGCCGGCGATGTACGACCTCATCCGCAAGCACCCGCCGGTGCGCGCGCTGTACGCGAAGGCGCTGGCGGAAGCCGGCCGCATCAGCGCGGAGGAGTCGGACAGCATCAAGCAGCGCTGCTTCCAGGACTTCGACGCGGCGCTCACCCGCGCCCGCCAGGAGAGCCAGTTCAAGGAGCCCAACGCGCTGGAAGGCCTGTGGAAGCCCTACAAGGGCGGCCTCCTGAAGAACGCGCCCCAGGTGTCCACGGCGGTGGCCAAGGCCACGCTGCGCGACGCGCTCCAGAAGCTGGCCACCGCGCCGGCGGGCTTCAACGTGCACCGCGACGTGGAGCGCACGGTCCTCAAGAAGCGCCAGGGCATGCTGGAGAGCGAGGAGCTCCAGTGGAGCGAGGGCGAGTCGCTGGCGTACGCGACGCTCCTGTCGGAGGGCTACACCATCCGCCTGTCCGGCCAGGACAGCGAGCGCGGCACCTTCAGCCACCGCCACGCGGTGCTGCACGACACGCAGACGGGCGAGGAGTACGTGCCCCTGCGTCAGTTCCCCACCGGCAAGGCGACGTTCAACGTCTGGAACAGCCCGCTGTCGGAGATGGGCGTGCTGGGCTTCGACTACGGCTACAGCCTGGACGTGCCGGACGGCCTCACCCTGTGGGAGGCCCAGTTCGGTGACTTCGCCAACGGCGCGCAGATCATCATCGACCAGTTCATCGCCGCGGCGGAGAGCAAGTGGCGCCGGCTGTCCGGCATCACGCTGCTCCTGCCGCACGGCTACGAGGGCCAGGGCCCGGAGCACTCCAGCGCGCGCCTGGAGCGCTTCCTGGACCTGTGCGCCGAGGACAACCTCCAGGTCTGCTACCCCACCACGCCCGCGCAGATCTTCCACCTCTTGCGCCGCCAGGTGCTGCGCCCGGTGCGCAAGCCGCTGGTCATCATGTCGCCCAAGAGCCTGCTGCGCCGTCCGGAGGCCATCAGCCGCATGGACGACCTGGCCACGGGCGCGTTCCAGGAAGTGATTCCGGACGCGAAGGCGGACGCCGCGAAGGTGAAGCGGCTGCTCTTGTGCAGCGGCAAGGTGTACTACGACCTGGCCAAGGCCCGGGACGAGCGCAAGGACGACTCTATCGCCATCGTGCGGGTGGAGCAGCTCTACCCGTTCCCGCAGGACGAGCTGGCGAACCTGGTGGCGAAGCTGCCGTCGCTCCAGGAGCTGTACTGGGTGCAGGAGGAGCCGCGCAACGCGGGCGGGTGGCACTTCATGTTCCCGCGCCTGCACGACCTCCTGTCGCACCGTTCGCAGCAGCAGACGGTGAAGCTGGGCTACATCGGGCGCGCCGAGGCCGCCAGCCCCGCCACCGGTTTCACGAAGACGCACGACTACGAGCAGCAGCTCATCATCGAAGAAGCCATCCTCCGAGGACCCCAGAATGGCCGTTGA